Genomic segment of Harmonia axyridis chromosome 6, icHarAxyr1.1, whole genome shotgun sequence:
CGACAATTGGAGCGATTTAGAGTTTGCCCATCTTTCAACACACTTCAATGCTTTGGTCATCTTTTCAAATGCTTCTTTGAAGGAAGCTCCAGTTGAGATAATCGTGCTGTCATCTGCGTACTTCAACACAGTAACACCAGGGATATCTATGCAATCCTGTAAGTCACCAACAAAACAATTAAACAGTGTAGGATTCTTTGGAGAACCCTGCAACAAGCCTATATTCGACTGTTTGGGCCCAATAAGTTCTCCTGAGGATGGGTCAACGAGGAAAATATTTGTATGTACCGTCAGAGATCTCAACAGCTGTATAATAGGCAAAGGGACTTTCATGGACCTGAGAGTGTTCTCGAGAAGGTCAAAGCGCACAGAGTCATAAGCTTGCTTGATGTCCAAGAACACGATAATAACTACCTCATTCCTTGAGAATGCTGAATACATTGAAGCAACCAAATATGCCAAAGCGTCATTCACTGACTTCCCCTTACGGAAACCAAACTGAAGTTCTCGATTGTCAGTTGATTGCTGATAAATCCTCTCTAATCTGGTGGCCAGTAGAGATTCTAATATTTTTAAGATGCAAGATGTTAAAGCAATGGGGCGATAGCTGAGAGGATCATCTGGAGATTTATTTGGCTTACAGATGGGCACAACAACCGTGTCCTTCAGAGACAATGGGATATATGGGTTCTCAAACAAATTATTGAAGATCTGGGTCATTAACTCCTTGGCTTGAATTGGCAAACTTTTCAACATTCCGTAAGAAATACCATCCTTACCTGGGCAAGATTCCTTTTTAGAATTAATGCACAGAATTAATTCATCCAGGGTGATAGGCGGGAAAGGCAAAGGACGGTATACTTCCGGTATATTCGTTTGAATATTCGATGTATTCTGAGGGGGGCACAATCgatcaattattttttgaccGCAGGTAGTCGAAGAGACCCGTGTTGCTGGAGGTTTGCAACCATGTTGGAATTTCGCTATATCTGACCACAACTTCGCACCGTTGCGAGTAGATAAATTCTCACAAAAAGCCCTGAAGGATTCACGCTTAGCATtccgaattttatttttaactgCTGCTTGGATATTCTTAGCATGAAGGTATTGTTCGGTAGTAGGATTTCGCAGGTACATTTTGAACGCTTCAGACCTTTTTTTAACAGCCTCAGAAAGCTCAACATTCCACCAAGACTTCCTATAAGTAGTTGGCTTAGGAGGTTTTTTCTTTGGAATGGATGAATCGGCAGCCTCTTTAATGAGATCGCAACATTCTTTAAGGGTATTGGGTGTTCGGGATTGGATCCCATTGGCAATGGTTTCCTGATATTTACACCAGTCAGCCTGAGAGAGGTTGTATTCCCGTGTAGAGAACCGAATACGAGAGGTGGGTAAGGAATGTTGAAAGGGATTTAGCGATATTAATATTGGGAGATGATCACTATTTCGAGGGTCAGAAATCACCCTCCATTTGGAATTAATTCTGAGGTCGCTAGAACTTAAAGCTAGATCAGGAGCACTCAAGTTTTTGCCAGGAGCAGTGACCCTGGTTGGGGAGCCATCGTTTAAAAGACATATATCGTTGGATAGAAGGAATTCTGCCACAATTTTACCGTTAAGGTTTAGCATACCTGAACCCCAACTAGGATTTTGAGCGTTCAAATCCCCACAGATAAGGAATGGTTGCGAGATTTTGCTAAGTAACATGTTCCAGAATGATGTTGGCAAGGTAACATGTGGAGGggaataaatattaattatggTAAGGTTCATAGAAGTTAAATTGATTCCATGGAACTGAACCATATCAGGAGCTTCAATAGAATCCAGGTTGATGACCGTAAAGGAAATATTTGTCTTTATCAGTGAGACAATACCTCCAGCTCGAGAGACTCTATCCTGCCTATAAATATGAAATCCTGGAactttgaaattccaaaatttattaagCCAGGTTTCCGACAATAAAACAACACTTGGAGAGTACTCCTCAATTAGTGATTTTAGATTGTCAATATAAGATAGAACCGACCTGATATTCCACTGTATGATGTCCAGCACAAGAGTGTGTACTTTGAAAATTACATCAACTCAAAATAATGTAAGAGGAGAAAAATTATAGAAGATTATGGTAGTGTTCACTGGGAAGTTGAAGGAGTGGAAGGGATGTTATTAGTTTCAGGGGACTGGGGTAtaatgtttttcaataattcaacaatattgTTCAATAACTCTGAACTTTTATTATCCATAAGACGCTTTGAAATTAAACTTAAGATCTCATTATCTGAGATAGAAGGATCTGAATCCAATGGGGTTTTATCTGATAAAAAGTGATAAGCAGATTGGGTAGATTGTTTGTTGCCTACGATGGGCGATAAAGGAAGGGAGATGTTTAAAAGTTGGGAATCATGGAGGTCATGATCATAACCTGGGGACTGTGGGTTTTTCCTTCTTTTCTTACCTAAGACTGCTGAATAGGAAGGAGCTGAAGTTGATCGAGAGTTAAGTAGAGTTCTTCTATTGTGCACAGAGACAATTGTTGAATCCTCTATTGTATTGGTAGCCCTAGAGGGGAGCTGAGGAAACAATTGTGAGCGTAGTTGTTGGGAAGGGGAATGATTGTCCTGAGTCGACAGGTTTACATTATAAGTTTTGGGGATGAGTTTAACAGCCTCGAAGTAGGATATATTTTCTACAGCTattaaattattgattttcttctgACGTAGGAACTCAGGACAATTACGATCCGTTGATGCATGTTTTCCAGAACAGAAGACACATTTCGGGTTGTTAGGATCAGGGCACTCACCCTCATTGTGATTACTCGCACAATTTCTACAGCGTTTGGAGTCAACAGGATTACTGCAGTTAACCTTGGTATGGCCATACCTCAAGCAGTTGTAACACTGTACGACAGGATCCACATATAGGGTCACATGTCTCATACAGCCCCACAAGACAATTCTATCTGGGAGGTTTTTTCCCTGAAATGTTAGTATCCAAGTATTCGATGGGACGTAAGAAACTACACCTTCTGTAGTTATTCTTCTATTCAGTTGTCGAGCATCTAATATTTTAACTTTACTTTCTGCATGGTTGATTATATCCTCTTTTGTTATTTCCGACCCAACATATTTTATGACCCCTTTACTTGAGACCATTCTAGCTGGAATAAATACATCAATATCGGGATCATTCACAAATGGATTTtcttttaaaaaattgttaGCTTTATCAGGAAAATCAAATTCTAATGAAATTCTATTTTTGCCTCTTTTAGAGATATTTTTGATTCCTTTGTAGTTCAAAGTGTTTAGCTTTTTAGCCAAGTTCATGGGGTGGATGTTCCCAATATTTCTTGTAGATTTCGATTCTATTATTACCATAAAAGGGCCCAGATCTGTGTGGTTATATTTGAATTGGAGCTTAGTTTTATTTGGTTTTGAGCGATTAGCTTTTTGTGTCATAATTTGAGAAATTGATTGCGACAAGAAATTTGCTTCCTCAATGATTTCTGAATCATCGTGGAAGGAGTCTACAAGCTTATTTACCTCTATTGATAGGAGAGACAATTCAGCAACAGAGAAATTCTCACCATCTGATTCTTCACCAATTGAATAtaagttattcaatattttttgagagGTTGGGGTTAGTAAACCTATGGTTCTAGGGGACATAGGCGATCTCGGGGGGGACATAGGCGATACAGGGGGGTCCTCAGACCCCCCTGAATTCCAATCCATCAAAAAACAAAAGTTCTATCGGCTTCAAAGATAACACCTCTGTTAATGATGTTAATAATCCCAGTAATTGCCTACCTCACTTAAATTTTGTATCACAAAGAATAAGTAAGATATGAAAATTAATCTCAACAAGGATTTCCACCTGTATTGATTactaatattcaatttttccaataaaactcAAGACTACACGTAGTAAGAACAATGGTTAACctccctgtcaaaaatgttgtcaaccagacttgccacagaatacacgcacatgacaaatgaaacatagaatagcattgaatcacacttggtcgcagtaattcactctcaccgaactcagaacaaatgcgattattgaaagactccatgaaccgaatccaatcccctctcacagaaatagtccggaacacagaattcattattacgttatcccgactgtagaacttgtggaaatattcattccatttgatccatacaattcactgccaccaaactggtcataatgaatcaaataagtatagatggagctaatattgtttacatcccttctgtaattcatagaacaagtgtggcgtttaatatggtacatctctaagaaagatattttctttccactaactgcacattcaagaattttggtggaatcattattcattgggtgatctttgtcccgggtatggtctgctagggcacaaatcttatttggattcttgatgtcgctcttgtgttgagcaatccttctcttcaaaagctgagatgtctgaccaatatacacctcactacatattgaacatggaatacaatataccacaccactcatattatcaacagtcatcctatctttcactcgactgtatagtctgtcaatttaaaaataagatttcggaatcaatttaatttgtgtggtctttaggaggttaattaatgcattagtcataccatttattaggggaatagaagagtaaagaattctatctacgttctcagtgtccacagtggtggatgcgaccctctctccattcgttggctgtctcgaaggagtggtattgtatattaatctggacaacaacctctttgggtatccattctctagcatcaattgtaacaataacctcagattctgctgccttagacttggatgggcaactttttcgatgcgattcttcaatcctaaaatcatgttcaccttttgtccatgtggatgattggaaaaatagtgtaggtatctccctgaacttgttggctttcagtaccaatccagaatcagcctattttccggtgttcgaatcacccttgtatccaggaatgggacaccactcgctgtttcttcctccaacataaactgtatactttcatgttcactgttgaacctgtttagaacgaaagcaacctggtctttaggtacagcacatattagatcatcaacatatttcttgatgaaatgaatgtgaaaaggaatgctaacaagaatgcagtccagaaggaaatccattactacttcagcaatggacggactgaagttggaacccataggggaatcgagcacctgtttgaagaacctaccatacG
This window contains:
- the LOC123683036 gene encoding uncharacterized protein LOC123683036; amino-acid sequence: MSPPRSPMSPRTIGLLTPTSQKILNNLYSIGEESDGENFSVAELSLLSIEVNKLVDSFHDDSEIIEEANFLSQSISQIMTQKANRSKPNKTKLQFKYNHTDLGPFMVIIESKSTRNIGNIHPMNLAKKLNTLNYKGIKNISKRGKNRISLEFDFPDKANNFLKENPFVNDPDIDVFIPARMVSSKGVIKYVGSEITKEDIINHAESKVKILDARQLNRRITTEGVVSYVPSNTWILTFQGKNLPDRIVLWGCMRHVTLYVDPVVQCYNCLRYGHTKVNCSNPVDSKRCRNCASNHNEGECPDPNNPKCVFCSGKHASTDRNCPEFLRQKKINNLIAVENISYFEAVKLIPKTYNVNLSTQDNHSPSQQLRSQLFPQLPSRATNTIEDSTIVSVHNRRTLLNSRSTSAPSYSAVLGKKRRKNPQSPGYDHDLHDSQLLNISLPLSPIVGNKQSTQSAYHFLSDKTPLDSDPSISDNEILSLISKRLMDNKSSELLNNIVELLKNIIPQSPETNNIPSTPSTSQ